CGTCGCATGCTGCAGCCCAGGAAGTGGTGAAAAAAGGAACCTTCCACGACGAGCTTTTGTCAGAGGAAAACATAATGAAAACCGTGAACGATCGTCAGGGCGTCCAGTGGCGAATCCGGGAGAGCCGGAGAAGTTTGCACACGGAATGCCGGAGCCAGCCTGAGGACGGAACGGAGCCGAGTGGAAGGCCGCAATTACACGAAAGCGCGAAAAGACTTCTCTTCGCCCTGTCTTCGGCTGTCATGACTATCCATGAGGTCAGGTAGTTTTGAGAAGTGAAAAGAATTGAGGCAAACAGAAAGCAGAtcagacagacgaagaagcgtcgCTGATGGCAGAAATTTAAGTCCTCCGTTAGGCTTGCTTGCCTTATCACACGTCTCGTGGTTTGCGTCCATGCTTGCCGTCTGCTGTTCCCCATTCGTTGCGGTCCTGTTTTGCCCGACCAGCAACGCACAAACTGCTACAGCGACTGTTTACCGCCCAGCCCGTCTGTTCGTCGACAAATAGATGCAAGGCTTTATCACGAATTCATGAGGTAACAGACATTCCCTtgggcgagagaagaactctACAATGAACAGAGCAGCTTTTCGTGTAGTATTCTTCACTACTGCTTTAGCGGAGATGAGCTCTGGATTGCTCTTGTTTCCCTCCCTGCATCAGCTCTACCTCCTTACTCGCTGTTCACAttcgctcttttttcctctaGGTGTATCCATGCTGTTGGTCGTCTCGATCTTCCGTTTTCGACGGGCACCTGCTCCTGTGCTGAGTCCCTTATGCGTGTGGTTTTCGGTAGAAGTCTTCATCAGTTTTCAAGCGGCTTTGTGTCCACGTGCATTTGCAGCATAAGCGGACTCTGGAAGCTACGGCTGCAGCCATGGGTATTCCTCCAGCGCTATGTTTTCAATATCCAGGAGCAAACTCCTCGTCACCgctctctccagtttctccgATCTCTGCACTCCTTTCCAAAATGCCTTGGGCGGATTTTACAGGTGGGAAGGTCCGTTGCAGGATCCTATCaactctctctgtgtttcgtgTGTTGCATGTCTGCGTTGGTATGCACAAATGCCTTTTGATGCACAAGATGTTATGTACCCACAACTTCTCTCTGCTTAAGATTTGTTCTACTGTGTATGAAAACACAGAACAACTCTAATAAGTGCTAGTGAAACTGCCTGGCGTCCCTGTGATTAACTGCTGCTGCCCCACCTGTGGCTCTCTTCTTGGTAACTGTGCACGCAGAGATACAAATAGATGAATGCCGTGTCCTGAACACCCATATCCCTTGGCGGTCGTCTCAATTTGTGTAAACATTGGTGTATGAACGCATGCTCAGATCACGTAGTCGCACACTCTTGTGGTCGGTCCTCCGCTTCCATACTGATCTGCCTTTAGGTTTTCGAGTGAATCTTCCTACTGTCCCTGTTGACTTCCATCTGACGGTCTCTGCGTCAATCGCCATTCACGATCACCAGCAGTCTGAGGTTCCAAGTAAAACAAATTCCAGCTGTCGCCTTCCACACACGGTAGACCCCCTGTGTGGAAAAGCATCTTTTGGTGTATCTCGAGAGGAGCAGGAACGAAATTCGGCTCAGCCGGCACCTGATGTGCCTGTCGTTGGCAGTGCGCAATTTTCGCGTTGGAAGGAGGCGCAAACACGGGGTGTGGTGTGCAATGGAAACGGAGACCAGCAACTCGCTGAACAACAAGCATTTGCAGTGACAGCTCGTGTCTGGGTGTTGGAGGTGCCTTCGGCATCTTATTCGAGAAAATCATTTGTAGCATTGACGTCCGACCTAGACGGACAGGAAGCGGAGCAAGCACCGAGACACAGCGAGACGATAAGAGACACAGTATTAACAAATAGGATGCCATACGAGGACAATCGAGCGGAAACCTCTAGACCCTCTACATCCCCCGCGTGGAAACCGACGAAGGGATCTACATACAGATTTTGCGTCTGCCTTGCAGAAGACGATCACGTAAAAGTATAGCActtatatgcatatatcgAGGTGTACACCACACGACGAAGCGTCTACCTAGCGTATTTATTTGTTTGTATACGATCAGAGTGCGCCAAGATTTGTATGCAAAAACGTGTACACGTATAGAAGTGTAAGTGGTCGGTCTCTGTACTGCAAGTACCAATTCCCGTCCACTTGTCTCCGCGGATGGAGGGTACTACTATTATGAGTGGAAGCTGTAAGTGATAAGCAAAACGTCTCGTACTATCCAGAGAACTACAGTAAAACATTGTAggagagggggaagacaTTTCACGTTAAAAAACGTTCGGATCGAGTGACGGGAAAACCGAGGCACGACGGTATGAAGATGGGCTCATAAGGAATGTGCTGGTTGCCACTTGTGCTTTCAAGGTTTGGAAATATCTCTTTTTAGCCTCGTGCGTTTCGCAGAACCTAGGGATCAGCGTGTTCTCGCGTTTGgattctttttttcgctgctGAGGATTCAGAAAAGCGCATCTGATAAAATAACAGACAATGTTGccatggagacagaggcgccgTTTTCGGACACCGCCGCGACGCAGATCGAAAATGTCCAAGGCGGAGATTATtttggaggcgaaggcgcgatGCGCGTGACAGGCAAGTCAGACGGGAACTGGACGCGAGATACCTGGCGAAGTACGAccacgaaaagagagactcaTGTTTGACATGCGAATCGGATAATGCAGCGATTCATGGATAGAGCTGGAATGATCAACTGAACCCTGCGCACAGAGTAGGGACTTGATCCAAAATAGCATTGCCAGGTTACAGACtagaagagaaagtgaagatACTTGGGAATGGACATCCTAGTTTCGAGTAATATCTGAATTCTCGTTGTTCTCTAGCCACTTGACAGAACGTACAGTCTTATGCCTCTTGTTGCTCCTCGTTTTCatctgcagctgctgtggATGCAGAGGGGCGACTGGTGTACAACGTAGAAGAGACGTTTTGTGCGTATTCTGGTGTGGCTGAAGTGGGCACTGAGGAGACCGACTCTTTCGCTGAAGAGAATTTCGCAACACGACGAGAGGTAACAATCGCTACCTACCTTTTCAGTTCCCAGCTCTTAAGTTCCTTCTTCAGGAGAAGCTCTGCGACGGTGCTCTAGGGCTTTACGCCGAAGTTGCGAAGTTGCGTGTCACCTCATAGTCTATGTCCTTTTCGATTCGAAGGCAGGCTTTGCTTAACTAATTACAATTGCCATGGGGCAAAACACCCACCCTGGGTGACTACTGAGGAAAGATTATTGTAAGTTTCTACGGAAACTTTGAGGAAGCATGGATAGCGTTTGCCATGCATCCTACAAGTGGCCCTTACTGACAGGAAGCTTCATTATCTCTAAATAAGCTTTCCTGAAAACTCCCCTGACTTTACCGGACAAGCTACCGAGCTCTCTCGCCTCAACTTTGTCGCGGAGTCCCGTCGCAgtagaaagcgaagaaattAAGCAGCTAGGTACGGTACTCGTGTTTTTTACATCATCCGGCTAGAGATGGTATACCCCCCTACGTGCATTTGCTGACGTGTGTGCTCCTTTTTGTATCTGAGAGAAATTGTGTCTTTTCCAGACAAAGCTTGTGCCAGCTCTGATCATCACCACCTCTCAACAAtctggaagagagacagtctATCTGCGCGCTGCCGTTTCGACTTCTCCGCCATTCGACTCCGGAGCGAGTCAACGTGAGATTGAAGAATGCCACATGGAGACCGGGGACTCTTTCTCTGGAACTGAACACTTGGGGAAAACCAGTTCAGCGGAGAGGATGGATGACCCCCATGATGGCCAAAGCCTCTCAGGTGGACGGATGCTCGGCGCAAAGCTGCCACTCGGAAAGGTTAGACAATCGCGTATCACCCGATTTAGAGCATTGTCCCACCCGCATTACCATCTGTCTGGGTACGTTCACCTGGTTTAATCGACCTCGATGCGTAATGATCTTGCTCTATCACATCTTGGAATCTGCTTTTGCGTACACAGTTATAATAATGAACGAATTATGGAAAGGCGCTGAAAGCGGTCTGGAGAAGGTGGTTCTTTTCTGAAGGACGCTCAGTTGACACCCATCTTCTGTGTCCTATAGGTTCTAACGTCCTTCACGTATCGAGATGATCCTGAGGGAGcccgaaaacagagaaaagttTGTGAGGTGCGGGCGCCCATGAATGGAACAGTTATTAAAGTTGCAGtcaaagaaggcgagcatGTTACGAAGGTACGGAAAGCACACAAGAAGATGCGGCAACCTACTTTATAAAAGCTCCGGCACAGACCTAAACACGTACGagcaaacgaagagaagcaaacatCCAAGCCGTatctgcttcgtttccttcttgaCTCTGCAGAACGCGCTGTTAGCAGTTATGGAAGCCATGAAAATGGAAACGGTGATCAGAAGTCCCTACAACGGTATTGTCACCTCGGTACGATCGAGAGAAGGTGTCTCGACAAAACAAGGCCAGAGTCTACTCGAAATCCTCGAGGACCCGGAACGAGAACAGTAGAGTTCTGGCACACGTTGCTGGAACGCCATGATGAGACACATATGTGGATAAAttggaaagagacgaaaaggtTCTTATTGGCGTAGGGCGTTCTGAAGGTGAGCTTAAAGGCTCACCTGATACAGACGTTCCGAGACAGTGCGACACGAGTTTCAAACTCGAACCAATCTGGCTCGTATCCCACAGCACTCTGGCAAAGAAACAAGACACGCCAAAAATACAACTTTCTGCGTTAGCATGCTTGCTGCGGGTGTCAGTGTGGCAAGAGAATCTGTGCGCGGTCTGGAAAACCGAAAAGCAGTGACATCCAGCACGGAAATTTGTGTCTACCGCACTATCTCCTCCCCATCTGGCCGTTCAAACAATAGAAGAATATGTGTTCGTGTCGCTGATGAGGACTAGGTGCCCCAATGTTCACAAGGACCGGGCCGTGGGCGGTAGTATCTCCTTGGGGGGCAAGATTTGGACAGGAGCTCCGTCTTTTTTGGAATTGCGGCCAGGGTCCCTCGTTTCCCAACCTCTTTGCTGcactttgtctccttttcatGTGAAAACAGTGGGTTTTGTGGCGCAGAGTGGGACGGGAtggtcgaggaagagagagcgtgAGAACCTTCTGATTTCGATACAAGGGAGGCGGGTCCAGCCGCTGGAATGAGTTTGACGTTTGATTTCACTGGAAACATTGAACGTTGTTGACACTATTGGGAACCCCGGGATTGAAGCAAAACAAAGGGGAAGCTCACAGGACAGCAAAAAGAATGACGCGCTCTTGCGCGTAAGGCACCATGCTCTGCTGCGTTGCAGAGATATCGAAGCGCCACGAGACAGGCCATAAGGTAAGCTATACGCAAGAGATGAAACTCGTTCTCCCTCGGACTAGGGGCCCCAGGATCGAGTTGTTGCGGCGTGATATATCGAATGACAGCAATACGCGCCTGCCTGTCGGGTGAGAGGGTGTCTCAACACTCTCACAGGGCACATTTTGTATCGGTAGCCTGTAAAGGAAATCCACCCAAGAGCCTGGTAGGTTTCCTAACCCACTAGAGAGTCTATCGGAACAGTTTACAAAAGATGTTGCCAAATGAGATGGCCTTCTCTGGCTGGACACTAGCCAGTTCTGCCTCTGGAGCCGATACGCACTGTTTCCATTGCTGTGCCACTTACCGGTGAGGTTGGCAGTCAGATCCCCCGAGAGTTTGACAAAATGACGAGGCAGCAGGTCATTGAAAGTAACACAGTTCTAAGGTTTCCAGCGTTCTTACTAAATGCGAATACAATGTTTCATCCGGTGATATGTTACTGGCAGAAACATGCAGGAATTGAGTGACTAGCTGTAAGCTATGCGTAGTTGTTGGGGCCCTCAGAACGCGTGTGGAAAGTCGGTCGTCCTTTGCCTGGATGTTTGAGCATGGacgccgtttctcaggcgaAAATTTTTCTTCAAAATAATGATGTTTGTGGcagggagagacgcatgctgccCTGCCGTTGTCGCAACATAGGATTTGTTCCCTGTTTCCGCACTGTTTCTGGGAGAAAACCAAGACTCTCTCCGTCGCATTTACAACCCACCTGCTTCCTATCACTGGAAGCATGGAAGCGACGAACCCAAGAATCTAAAGCAGATAATTGCTGACGGCCACACAAGAGTGGTGCATGGTCGTTTTACTCAGTTTTCCAAACCGACGACTGCGCCTGCTTTCCACAACGGGGAGTTTTCCAAAGACACAGGCAAATCCACGAAAAAAACTGTTTGTCTACCTACCTAGCTCCTAATCCCCTTGAGCATCTCAGAACGCACAATTCCATACCGCATGCCTACCTATGTGTGGCACGTCCGCTGCCATCAAGGAGACGATCCATTTGACCCACTTGTAAATCTGCAGATTCGTTTCTGTCGCAAGCGCTGACTTCTTGCCATTGTCCGCAGCATGTCCCCAGACTGTTTGCTGACCAGTGCTTTCTCTGGCGTGattgttttctcttcactaGAGCGGCCGAATATCTCCCATCGGAAGTCCTACCACACAAACCGCCAGAAGAGCCCCGAAACAGAGGGAAACCGCTGTTTCGTGTTTCGCTTCATGACCCACTCTTAACAATATTCCCTTACGCCCGCCTGAAAAAGCGTCTCGCGAGAAAGTTGTAGATGGGGAGTGCGCCTGCCGCTCGCAACAGACAGCAGAGATCTGGACTGTTCCGCCTCTACCTTTTCAAGCAACGCACATCGCGGCTCCGCGTTTCGATACTGAAAACAGCACCCGTCACGTCAAGGCTCGAGCGACAGGCAAGAGAGGGAAACTCTCGCCAAATAAGCAAACACCAAGAACCGGAAATCGACTTCACAAtggcgcgagaggagaatTTGTACATGGCCAGATTGGCCGAAGAGACTGAGCGCTACGAGGATCTGGTGAGgatgaacagagaggagaactgGCAGAGCTGAAGGGGCCCCAGAGTAGTCGCGTAAACAAGCGGAAATTATTTCGAGCTTCTCAGTTCCTACGCTGTGTCAGTTGCTCAGAGTCATACACGAGCAACACATGTGCGCACTTCCCTGCACTTTCCATTCAGACATTTCACTGTTAGTTGGAGAAATAAACTCGCATGGTGGTATAATACCAGCACGCGATCTTAAAAAGAGCAAGGCAGCCGTTTTGTCGTGGGAAGAGGCGACGGGACGTGTTGGCACTCCGTGACAGCAATTGGATGTGGATTGCGTTTCTAGAGAAAAAAATATGTTTGGAGACACTCTAAAGCTATTCGGTCACGACGTAGAACGCGTGCACAGCCTTTCCCGATTCTAATCTCCGAGACTCACTGTCGAGGGTCTACTTACCCTGAGGCCAACAAAGAACCGAACGGGTCCTCTTACTGAATAAAGCTGTCCTTCTGGGCTACACCTGCTCAGGTCAGACAAAGGTGAATGTGTGTGCCGTAGCTTGATCATGACACCCCGTGAGCTGTTTACATGACGGTTAATTCCAGCAGGTAATCTAAGCGATGTGTACACCCGTGAAAACCACTGGGCATGGAGACGTGAAGAACTTTTTGCGACTTCGCAGTTTTCTGCCGCACCGCGCCAGACAACTGGTGCTTCAACAAGAAACGCCGCTTGCGCGAGCCAGGAAAGGTTCTTTTCCCTATTCGTGTCTAAGGGCTTCTCACGTAGGCAGCGGATCCGTGAACAAGAGGGGATTATCCGAGGAAAACGCGGCAAAGGCTCAATTTGCTTATTTCTCCTACAGGTTCACTTCATGAGGAAGGTTGTGGAATCCGGCCAGGAGCtgaacgacgaagagaggaatcTGCTGTCGGGTACGATCGCACACCCTAGGTAGCCTTCTAGACACAACTAGCTCCCAGAAGCTTGCTAGTCAAATGGGCAGCGAATCGCTTGTTCGcctgttgtttttttaacTAAATACAGCCCAGTAATTTCAAAcgccttttcgtcttctgtgcaTCGCATGGTAGAAGCTTGTGTCGGATTTCAATGGTTCACGACGTTCGGGCTATTCCACATCCATATTTCTTACCTGAGGTCGAATCTAGCGTCTGACAGAGGACGTCCGCCCGTGACGCCACGAAAAGAACAAGACCCCGAGCCTTTTGGCGATTCAAAGTATCGCCCAAACCAGAAAAGCACCAGAATTTGTTGCCTAAACTCTAACGGGTACACATGCTTTACCACGTACGTATAGATCtacgcagagacagatgcagaTACGTCTGTAGATTCAGACAGATACGTGTACGAGCATCTCCACATACCTGCATACTCTTGTGCCTGCGGCTGCGGCTTCGAACCATACAGTTCCGAGTACAGCATGTCCATTCCTCTGTGAGTTCGACGTTTTTTCCGGACTGCGAGGTTTTCCCgactttttccttctccgaaTCATCGTGCCAGCTGTTCCTTGGTTTCCTCTCTTAGTTGGATACAAAAATATCGTCGGCGGTTTCCGATCCAGCTGGCGGTCTCTCGCTCTCATCGAGCAACGCGACCTCGACGCCGGTTCTCTTCGACTGGTGGGCTTTTTGAAGAACTGTCCTTCAGAGAACTTGACATGGTTGCCTTGCcactctctcgctcttcttggAATCTATCTAACTCTGAGCGCGTACCTCTCCTGCGAAtcttgctctctcgcctctctctgttccccgACGCCACTCTCCCTATTCTGTCTCCCGATCGTCTAACCAGTTATCTATCACCGCTTCCTCTATCtctacacacatatatatatatatatatatatatatagacattTGTGTGCGTAAATATGAATACGCAGTATGTACGTACGGGTTCCTGCTTCACATGTGTGTTGAAGATTCAGTGTCCTCGTTTTGGCCCGCGCGACCTGACTCACTGCACCATGAGAAAAAGGATATCTGTCTGTGTGGACCGACGCAGACACAAGCAACACGTTCACGCTTGTCTTTCCGCCTGTCTACACGCTGCGCGAGAAACAGCCACTGTCGAGGGACCGTTCTCCGCGAGAATCGGAGATTCTGCGAGGCCGCAGCTGTTGAGACAAAACCACGGAGGATATGGTCTTTCAGAAATAAAGTCACGCTGTCCATGGAAGGCAAAGGAGCTTCCACGAACTGAATTTTTGACACGTGACTGGTTCACCTAGCCAGCACGATCCGGTTGTTTTGGAGCAACTTCCTTACGTAAAGGTGATACCTGTGTCCCAACACCACAGTCGGTACGAAGTCTAAAGGATGCAGCTGACGGTGAAGTGTTTAGGATTTAACCCGTTTGTATGTCGGAAATCTTAGGATCTCCTCACCAATTACCGCCGGCGTCTCGAGCTTCAGCTGGAGGCCACATGCGACGAGGTCACCCAGTTGATCGACAAGCGTAAGACACCTTTTCGTCACCATCGTATCGCATCAGTGAAAGAAACGCTTCGCATGGTgactcgcttttctctccaacGCATTCATGAACGTCTATccatatacacacacatcaTATATACTTTTTATTTCAGCGAGTCATATGCAGACCTGGCAGCACCCACGCATATTTACAAGCGTCCATCAGTATCTCTAAAGATACGTTTCTACACCCAAGTAGAGAGGTGTTTATCCGGAAACACCTAAGCCTGCCAGCGCGTAGAAGTTTGAAAATTTTGGTTACAAAAAGGCACCTTGGTGTCGGCTTCTCGCATTCTGAGGCTGTGGTCGTGCACGCCTTTCGCTGGAAAAACCTTTGTACCACTGCGGGCTTCTGAATGCGGAGAACgaaacggaa
This Toxoplasma gondii ME49 chromosome VIII, whole genome shotgun sequence DNA region includes the following protein-coding sequences:
- a CDS encoding biotin-requiring enzyme domain-containing protein (encoded by transcript TGME49_269600) codes for the protein MPPLSFFLCLRVPFAPVFHPWASKLLSVHKHFHRTIRHNLASFMQQTRTDSRHFVRYVVGIAKASATRARDNQVATVIDVGSSKGPSSTEIIPEGYTEEPQGIRLYGEATVPDPSRSSSVGADECIEETFPHIVAHAFLENSPATKIRIYISKRQENTFHSYGNSKVIGTHDNCAVRFHTFRFATAHLVLSEQKSGELEKTERGEDGGSPAKPAGTPSHAAAQEVVKKGTFHDELLSEENIMKTVNDRQGVQWRIRESRRSLHTECRSQPEDGTEPSGRPQLHESAKRLLFALSSAVMTIHEHKRTLEATAAAMGIPPALCFQYPGANSSSPLSPVSPISALLSKMPWADFTGFRVNLPTVPVDFHLTVSASIAIHDHQQSEVPSKTNSSCRLPHTVDPLCGKASFGVSREEQERNSAQPAPDVPVVGSAQFSRWKEAQTRGVVCNGNGDQQLAEQQAFAVTARVWVLEVPSASYSRKSFVALTSDLDGQEAEQAPRHSETIRDTVLTNRMPYEDNRAETSRPSTSPAWKPTKGSTYRFCVCLAEDDHVKKSASDKITDNVAMETEAPFSDTAATQIENVQGGDYFGGEGAMRVTAAVDAEGRLVYNVEETFCAYSGVAEVGTEETDSFAEENFATRRETKLVPALIITTSQQSGRETVYLRAAVSTSPPFDSGASQREIEECHMETGDSFSGTEHLGKTSSAERMDDPHDGQSLSGGRMLGAKLPLGKVLTSFTYRDDPEGARKQRKVCEVRAPMNGTVIKVAVKEGEHVTKNALLAVMEAMKMETVIRSPYNGIVTSVRSREGVSTKQGQSLLEILEDPEREQ
- a CDS encoding hypothetical protein (encoded by transcript TGME49_269582), coding for MGSAPAARNRQQRSGLFRLYLFKQRTSRLRVSILKTAPVTSRLERQAREGNSRQISKHQEPEIDFTMAREENLYMARLAEETERYEDLVHFMRKVVESGQELNDEERNLLSVGYKNIVGGFRSSWRSLALIEQRDLDAGSLRLTQATRSRLSFRLSTRCARNSHCRGTVLRENRRFCEAAAVETKPRRIWSFRNKVTLSMEGKGASTN